A stretch of Henckelia pumila isolate YLH828 chromosome 4, ASM3356847v2, whole genome shotgun sequence DNA encodes these proteins:
- the LOC140865863 gene encoding protein STAY-GREEN homolog, chloroplastic-like: MGALTLALVLPSNLEFHPFFSLNRPRRRCSTKKKQSTVPVARLFGPAIFEASKLKVLFVGVDEKKHPGKLPRTYTLTHSDITSKLTLAISQTIHNSQLQGWYNRLQRDEVVAEWKKIKGKMSLHVHCHISGGHFLLDMFARLRFYIFCKELPVVLKAFVHGDVNLLNNYPELQDALVWVYFHSNIPEFNKVECWGPLKEPVSPSVPQQLDSDNVVISLVTDINLKQLVDTPKPCQETCTCCFPPITSLLPAANWPSPNQAADGIVSIGLDHSSNIVSGES, translated from the exons ATGGGTGCTCTAACTCTGGCTTTGGTACTCCCTTCCAACCTCGAATTCCACCCCTTCTTCTCTCTAAACAGACCAAGAAGGAGATGTTCCACCAAAAAAAAACAATCCACTGTCCcg GTTGCGAGATTATTTGGGCCAGCTATATTTGAAGCATCGAAGCTGAAAGTATTGTTCGTAGGAGTGGACGAAAAGAAACACCCCGGAAAGCTTCCCAGAACTTACACGCTTACGCACAGTGATATTACTTCCAAGCTCACTCTTGCAATTTCTCAGACCATCCATAATTCCCAG TTGCAAGGTTGGTACAACAGATTACAGAGAGATGAGGTGGTGGCAGAGTGGAAGAAGATCAAAGGCAAAATGTCACTCCATGTTCATTGTCACATCAGCGGCGGCCATTTCTTGTTAGATATGTTTGCTAGGCTCAGATTCTACATCTTCTGCAAAGAACTTCCCGTG GTTTTGAAGGCGTTTgtacatggagatgtgaacttGCTCAACAATTACCCAGAGCTACAAGATGCATTGGTTTGGGTATATTTCCACTCCAACATCCCAGAATTCAACAAGGTGGAGTGTTGGGGTCCTTTGAAAGAGCCTGTTTCTCCTTCCGTGCCCCAGCAGCTCGATTCCGACAACGTCGTCATTTCGCTTGTGACCGATATTAACCTTAAACAATTAGTGGACACTCCGAAGCCATGCCAAGAAACTTGCACATGTTGCTTCCCACCAATCACCAGCTTGCTCCCTGCAGCTAATTGGCCCTCTCCTAATCAGGCTGCAGATGGGATCGTCTCCATTGGCTTGGACCACTCCAGTAACATCGTCTCGGGTGAATCCTGA